GAAAGTGTTTCTGACATCATCAGCGCGGGCATTATTCCCGGTGGGATGGAAATGATGGATAATATCAGCATCAATGCTGTGGAAGATGTTGTGGCTACTAATTGTTATCCCCGCGATGCTACGGCAATTTTGTTAGTAGAAATCGACGGTTTAGAAGTGGAAGTTACAGCAAATAAACAGCGCGTTGCGGAAATTTGTCTCAAGAATGGTGCGCGTAACATTACATCTGCTAGTGACTTAGAAACGCGATTAAAATTGTGGAAAGGACGCAAAGCCGCTTTTGCCGCTGCTGGACATTTAAGTCCTGACTATTATGTTCAAGATGGCGTAATTCCCCGCACGCAATTACCTTACGTCTTGCAAGAAATTGAGGCGTTAAGTCAAAAATTTGGTTATCAAATTGCGAATGTATTTCACGCTGGAGATGGCAATCTTCACCCGCTGATTTTATTTGATAATTCCGTCGAGGGAGCATTAGAAAAGGTGGAAGAAGTCGGCGGAGAAATTCTTAAACTTTGTGTGAAAGTAGGTGGAAGTATTTCTGGTGAACATGGCATTGGTGCAGATAAAAAATGTTATATGCCAGATATGTTTAGCGAAATCGATTTAGAAACTATGCAATGGGTTCGGCAAGTTTTTAATCCTCAAGGTTTAGCAAATCCTGGAAAGATTTTTCCTACCCCGCGTACTTGTGGAGAAGCTGCTTCTGCAAGTAAGCAGCAGTTTGAAGGTGTAGAACGCTTTTAAATTTCGCGTCTTGGCGTAATACAATACAGATATCGTAGGGTGCGTTATAACGTAGTTTAACGCACCATTAATGGTTTAAGGTATCGTATTTTCGGCGGTAACACATTCTCTTAGTGGTTTTATTAAAAAAGGCTTTTCGGAAGGAAACGAACCGCACCAGACGCAGAGAACACAGAGGAAGAGTAAAAAAAGAGTTTGACGTTTTCATTTATTAGAAAACTATCGTTTAAATGTATTTTTAATTACAGATAATTTTGTTTTTTTTACTTTACAAAAAAACTGATAAAAATCCGGATTTAGAAGATTTTAGTTTGTAGTTTACAATAGCCGAGAACTGTTAGTCAAAGCCACAAATGAATCGCTTTGCTCGTCGTTGCCTCTTTTACTTGTTATATTTAGGATTAATAGTCAATTTAACAGTATTTTCGTTACCTTATTTACCTGTTAATACTCAAAGTATAAATTCACCAGAAATAGCAGAAATTCGTGGGGTTTGGCTGACTAATGTGGCAAGTGGTGTGCTATTTGTTCCTTGGGGTATGAATCGCGCTTTAAATCAA
Above is a genomic segment from Tolypothrix sp. NIES-4075 containing:
- the glcD gene encoding glycolate oxidase subunit GlcD, which encodes MLTQEKQQRNWKPIIKQFEAVLGKNGVVQRREELITYECDGLTSYRQRPAVVVLPRTTEQVAQVVKICDRYSIPFIARGSGTGLSGGALPIEDCVLIVTSLMRQILSVDLDNQRVVVQPGVINNWVTQTVCGAGFYYAPDPSSQIICSIGGNVAENSGGVHCLKYGVTTNHVLGLKIVTPDGSIVDIGGQIPEMPGYDLTGIFVGSEGTLGIATEITLRILKSAESICVLLADFTTVEAAAESVSDIISAGIIPGGMEMMDNISINAVEDVVATNCYPRDATAILLVEIDGLEVEVTANKQRVAEICLKNGARNITSASDLETRLKLWKGRKAAFAAAGHLSPDYYVQDGVIPRTQLPYVLQEIEALSQKFGYQIANVFHAGDGNLHPLILFDNSVEGALEKVEEVGGEILKLCVKVGGSISGEHGIGADKKCYMPDMFSEIDLETMQWVRQVFNPQGLANPGKIFPTPRTCGEAASASKQQFEGVERF